A window of the Virgibacillus pantothenticus genome harbors these coding sequences:
- a CDS encoding ABC transporter ATP-binding protein — MSLFRVENVKVNEIIEMNQLEIPANQVVCIIGKSGSGKSTFLRLLNHLDSPDEGTIFYRGNDIQQMDPIELRRSITMVPQTPVMFPGTIKDNLQIGQRLSGLSTADEVTLQQALKRVSLHKSLDTPANDLSGGEKQRLALARATLLDADVFLLDEPSSALDSDTADDVIDAFIDFIKSENKSLIMITHDLELAGRVADVTIEMNSYSENVS, encoded by the coding sequence ATGTCATTGTTTCGTGTTGAAAATGTAAAAGTAAATGAAATTATAGAAATGAATCAGTTAGAAATCCCTGCGAATCAAGTTGTTTGTATTATCGGAAAAAGCGGGAGTGGAAAATCAACTTTTCTTCGATTATTAAACCATTTGGATTCTCCTGATGAAGGCACCATTTTTTACCGTGGTAACGATATTCAACAAATGGATCCGATTGAACTAAGACGTTCTATCACCATGGTTCCGCAAACACCAGTTATGTTTCCGGGAACGATTAAAGATAATTTGCAAATTGGTCAAAGATTATCTGGTCTAAGTACGGCGGATGAGGTAACACTTCAACAGGCTCTTAAACGTGTATCCTTGCATAAATCATTGGATACTCCAGCCAACGACTTATCAGGAGGGGAAAAGCAACGACTTGCTTTAGCAAGAGCCACGTTACTAGACGCCGACGTTTTTTTATTGGATGAACCGTCTTCCGCGTTAGATAGCGATACGGCAGATGATGTCATCGATGCGTTTATTGATTTTATTAAGTCTGAAAATAAATCGTTAATTATGATCACCCATGATCTTGAACTAGCAGGACGAGTGGCAGACGTCACTATTGAAATGAATTCATATAGTGAAAACGTCTCGTAA